Proteins encoded within one genomic window of Dyadobacter chenhuakuii:
- the mfd gene encoding transcription-repair coupling factor — MEVKDLLTLYKGDSYLDILSTQIASKDPEAAHVQIKGLVGSLDAVVAASIQEKKKSPAVYILSDREEAAYFQNDLQNLIGKTEVLFYPTSYKRPYHYEEVDNANVLMRGEILNKLSGSKSLPTQIVTYPEALFEKVINKRSLKANTFSVKVGEKLDPSFLTEFLTSYGFEITDFVFEAGQFSVRGGILDVFSFANEHPFRIELFGDEVESIRSFDPDTQLSIESAKQINIVPDIQQKLSQETRESFLNFFAPETVLWFKDAELTLEIIESCFEKAENALQEVTGGGIQIVSNPQDLFETRRGFLNQVKKFKTVEFGKKGYFKTENKLPYSSKPQPSFNKDFKRLLDDLSENQSKGYVNIIVAEQPKQLDRLERIFEDLDPFVKFRPMHISLREGFVDDNLKVVCYTDHQIFARFHKYRLKEKFSKSKAITLKELKSLHPGDFVTHVDYGIGRFAGMERKDVNGKEQEAIRLIYRDNDLLYVSVHNLHKIAKYTGKEGTPPAMSKLGSGEWEAKKSKVKKQLKDIAHELIALYAKRRQAPGFPFSPDNYMQAELESSFLYEDTPDQATATANVKEDMEKAHPMDRLVCGDVGFGKTEIAIRAAFKAVCDSKQVAVLVPTTILAMQHFKTFSERLGDFPAKVGYINRFKSPKEIKETLKQAEEGKIDILIGTHRILNKDVKFKDLGLLIVDEEQKFGVKAKDRLKEMRVNVDVLTLTATPIPRTLHFSLMGARDLSVIATPPPNRQPVTTEVHTFSEEFIRDAISFEVQRGGQVFFVHNRVNDIESIANIVLRLVPDVRIGIAHGQMDGDKLEKVMVNFIEGEYDVLVSTNIIESGIDIANANTIIINSAHMFGLSDLHQMRGRVGRSNRKAFCYLLTPSVSTLASDSRKRLQTLEEFSELGDGFKVAMRDLDIRGAGNLLGAEQSGFVNDLGYELYHKMLDEAVSELKNNEFKDLFSNALGLPSKLVPDCQIETDFATLIPDDYVKNISERLSLYTRLDNISTEEELAKFEKEILDRFGPVPGEVEDLLKTVRLRWEAELLHFEKLTLKSNTLKGYFVTSQNDEFFQSPKFGQVIDYIKQHPRKIALKDQKGKLMLICEDIKSIEQARKVLMEMTGSR; from the coding sequence TTGGAAGTTAAAGACTTACTAACACTCTACAAAGGAGACAGTTATCTCGATATCCTGAGTACGCAAATTGCCTCAAAAGATCCCGAAGCGGCACATGTACAGATCAAAGGATTGGTTGGGAGCCTGGATGCGGTTGTGGCCGCGTCTATCCAGGAAAAAAAGAAGAGCCCGGCCGTTTACATTTTGAGCGACAGGGAAGAGGCTGCTTATTTTCAGAATGACTTGCAGAATCTGATCGGCAAAACGGAAGTTTTGTTCTACCCGACCTCCTATAAACGCCCTTATCATTACGAGGAAGTGGATAATGCCAATGTTCTCATGCGAGGCGAAATCCTGAACAAGCTGAGCGGCAGCAAATCATTGCCCACCCAAATCGTCACTTATCCGGAAGCATTGTTTGAAAAAGTGATCAATAAGCGGTCGCTGAAAGCCAACACATTTTCGGTGAAAGTGGGCGAGAAGCTTGATCCGTCATTTTTGACAGAGTTTCTGACCAGTTATGGCTTCGAGATTACGGATTTTGTGTTTGAAGCAGGTCAGTTTTCTGTGCGTGGAGGGATTTTGGACGTGTTTTCATTTGCTAATGAGCATCCGTTCCGTATCGAATTGTTTGGCGATGAGGTGGAAAGCATCCGTTCTTTTGACCCGGATACACAGCTTTCGATCGAGAGTGCGAAGCAGATCAACATTGTTCCGGACATTCAGCAGAAATTGTCACAGGAAACGCGGGAATCGTTCCTAAATTTCTTTGCGCCGGAGACGGTTCTCTGGTTTAAGGATGCCGAGCTGACATTGGAAATCATTGAAAGTTGTTTTGAGAAAGCGGAAAACGCCTTGCAGGAAGTGACCGGAGGGGGCATTCAGATCGTTTCCAATCCGCAGGACCTTTTCGAAACGCGCAGGGGATTTCTGAACCAGGTTAAGAAGTTCAAAACCGTTGAATTTGGTAAAAAAGGTTATTTCAAAACGGAAAACAAGCTTCCGTATTCTTCCAAACCGCAGCCTTCATTTAATAAGGATTTCAAAAGACTGCTCGACGATCTTTCGGAAAACCAATCGAAAGGTTATGTCAACATTATCGTTGCCGAGCAACCCAAGCAGCTCGACCGGCTTGAGAGGATTTTTGAAGACCTGGATCCATTTGTAAAATTCCGACCAATGCACATTTCTCTGCGGGAAGGATTTGTGGATGATAACTTAAAGGTGGTTTGCTACACCGATCACCAGATTTTTGCCCGTTTTCATAAGTACAGACTTAAAGAAAAATTCAGCAAATCAAAGGCGATCACGCTCAAAGAGCTTAAATCGCTGCATCCGGGCGACTTTGTAACCCATGTGGATTATGGAATCGGCCGCTTCGCAGGCATGGAGCGGAAGGACGTAAATGGCAAGGAACAGGAGGCGATCCGGCTGATTTACAGAGACAATGATTTGCTTTATGTGAGTGTGCATAACCTGCACAAGATCGCAAAATATACGGGTAAGGAAGGCACACCGCCCGCCATGAGCAAGTTGGGTTCTGGTGAATGGGAAGCCAAAAAATCGAAGGTCAAGAAGCAGCTCAAAGACATTGCGCACGAGCTCATTGCGCTTTATGCCAAGCGGCGCCAGGCACCGGGTTTTCCGTTCTCGCCCGACAATTATATGCAAGCCGAGCTGGAATCGTCCTTTTTATACGAAGATACGCCCGACCAGGCTACGGCGACAGCCAATGTAAAAGAAGATATGGAAAAAGCGCATCCGATGGACCGGCTGGTTTGCGGGGACGTGGGTTTTGGTAAAACCGAAATCGCGATCCGCGCGGCTTTTAAGGCCGTTTGCGACAGTAAGCAGGTTGCTGTGCTGGTGCCGACGACCATTTTGGCGATGCAGCATTTCAAGACATTCAGTGAGCGATTAGGCGATTTTCCTGCAAAAGTAGGTTATATCAACCGTTTCAAATCTCCCAAAGAGATCAAGGAAACGCTGAAACAAGCCGAAGAAGGCAAGATTGACATATTAATAGGCACGCACCGCATTCTGAATAAGGATGTGAAATTCAAGGATTTGGGGCTCTTAATTGTCGATGAGGAGCAAAAATTTGGGGTTAAGGCCAAAGACAGATTAAAGGAAATGCGGGTGAATGTGGACGTGCTGACACTAACGGCGACGCCGATCCCGAGAACATTGCATTTCTCGCTTATGGGCGCACGCGACCTTTCTGTTATCGCTACGCCACCACCTAACCGTCAGCCGGTTACGACGGAAGTGCATACATTCAGTGAAGAATTTATCCGCGATGCCATCAGCTTTGAAGTGCAGCGTGGCGGACAGGTTTTCTTCGTCCATAACCGTGTGAATGACATTGAATCCATTGCTAACATTGTTTTGCGCCTCGTTCCCGATGTGCGCATAGGCATCGCACACGGGCAAATGGACGGTGATAAGCTGGAAAAAGTAATGGTCAATTTCATTGAAGGTGAATATGACGTGCTTGTTTCGACCAACATTATCGAGTCTGGAATTGACATTGCGAATGCCAACACGATCATTATCAATTCGGCGCATATGTTCGGTTTATCGGATCTGCACCAGATGCGCGGGCGTGTAGGACGTTCCAATAGAAAAGCTTTCTGTTATTTGCTAACCCCTTCTGTTTCCACATTAGCGAGCGATTCGCGGAAGCGTTTGCAGACATTAGAAGAGTTTTCTGAACTCGGCGATGGATTTAAAGTGGCTATGCGTGATTTGGACATTCGCGGCGCAGGGAACTTGCTGGGTGCGGAGCAGAGCGGTTTTGTGAATGATCTGGGCTATGAGCTATATCACAAAATGTTGGATGAAGCTGTTTCAGAATTGAAGAATAATGAGTTTAAAGATCTGTTTTCCAATGCCTTAGGCCTGCCATCCAAGTTGGTTCCGGATTGCCAGATCGAAACCGATTTCGCGACACTGATTCCTGATGATTATGTCAAAAATATTTCAGAAAGATTGTCGTTATATACCCGCCTCGACAACATTTCGACGGAAGAGGAGCTTGCCAAATTCGAGAAAGAGATCCTCGACCGGTTTGGCCCGGTTCCTGGCGAAGTGGAAGATCTGTTGAAAACCGTTCGTTTGCGCTGGGAAGCAGAGCTTTTGCATTTTGAAAAATTAACTTTGAAAAGCAATACATTGAAAGGCTACTTCGTTACTTCGCAGAACGACGAATTCTTTCAGTCTCCGAAGTTCGGGCAGGTGATTGATTACATTAAACAACACCCAAGAAAAATTGCTTTAAAAGACCAGAAAGGCAAGTTAATGCTTATTTGTGAAGACATTAAAAGCATTGAGCAAGCCAGAAAGGTTCTGATGGAGATGACCGGGTCACGATGA
- a CDS encoding SUMF1/EgtB/PvdO family nonheme iron enzyme, translating to MHKMGIRSIALILIVLLAATACSKKKRPTSLKPGKTSSKTGLAYNGKDGFEVKQYKALPAGPDLVYIEGGRFTMGSLEEEVMGRRDNPKRTVSIQSFYMDQTEVANVHYLEYLNAVQRDSSEEFYSKALPDTNVWYNELSFNDSYVTMYLRHPGFRLYPVVGVSWVQANDYCAWRTAAVSQANNTAGQAAAGPKKKKGFSFGKKKKDAAAADAAVAATDAPAPQLRIESGYVMPPYRLPTEAEFEYAAIAMIGTQYSDENQSNQRIYPWDGSTMRQPRGRKQGTMLANFKRGPGDYAGIAGKSNDGAIITQEIRSYPANDNGLYDMAGNVSEWVYDVYRPLSNSDVNDLNSFRRDGYQDEAKNYDNKNSNSLVNDNLRVYKGGSWSDVAYWLSPGTRRYMDQDSATAMVGFRCAMIATGSRKE from the coding sequence ATGCATAAGATGGGTATCCGGTCGATCGCGTTGATTCTGATTGTGTTATTAGCGGCTACTGCCTGTAGTAAAAAGAAACGACCAACCAGTCTTAAACCTGGTAAAACGAGCTCTAAAACGGGTTTGGCTTACAATGGCAAAGACGGGTTCGAGGTTAAACAGTACAAAGCATTGCCAGCAGGCCCCGACCTTGTTTATATCGAAGGCGGCCGGTTTACAATGGGTTCTTTGGAAGAGGAAGTGATGGGAAGACGGGACAATCCAAAGCGTACTGTCAGTATCCAATCCTTTTACATGGACCAGACAGAGGTGGCAAATGTCCATTATCTTGAATATCTAAACGCAGTTCAAAGAGATTCATCTGAGGAATTTTACAGTAAAGCATTACCTGATACCAATGTTTGGTACAATGAATTATCATTCAACGATTCATATGTGACCATGTATTTGCGTCACCCAGGCTTCCGCCTGTATCCGGTTGTGGGTGTGTCGTGGGTTCAGGCGAATGATTATTGCGCTTGGAGAACGGCGGCAGTAAGTCAGGCTAACAACACAGCCGGACAAGCAGCAGCGGGTCCTAAGAAGAAAAAAGGCTTCTCTTTTGGCAAGAAGAAAAAAGATGCAGCAGCGGCAGACGCGGCAGTTGCAGCGACGGATGCACCGGCACCACAGCTTAGAATTGAAAGTGGTTACGTAATGCCTCCTTACCGTCTTCCAACAGAAGCAGAATTTGAATATGCTGCAATTGCGATGATTGGAACACAATATTCTGATGAAAATCAATCCAACCAGCGTATTTATCCATGGGACGGTTCCACAATGCGTCAGCCACGCGGCCGTAAGCAGGGAACAATGCTTGCCAACTTCAAACGTGGTCCTGGTGACTACGCGGGTATCGCAGGTAAATCCAATGACGGAGCGATCATTACACAAGAAATTCGCTCGTATCCTGCCAACGACAATGGTCTTTATGACATGGCTGGAAACGTAAGCGAATGGGTTTATGACGTTTATCGTCCGCTTTCAAACAGCGATGTAAATGATTTGAACTCTTTCCGTCGCGATGGATATCAGGATGAGGCTAAAAATTACGATAACAAAAACAGCAACTCCCTGGTTAACGATAATTTGAGAGTTTACAAAGGTGGTTCCTGGTCGGACGTTGCATACTGGTTATCACCAGGAACACGTCGCTACATGGATCAGGATTCAGCGACTGCAATGGTAGGTTTCCGTTGCGCAATGATCGCAACTGGAAGTCGTAAAGAATAG
- a CDS encoding ComF family protein, whose protein sequence is MNLKNFLSDFTDLIFPRCCEACDSSLVGNEATICTSCMISLPRIHLHGLHQDVIRYKFVNVPEVALTHSFLLFTKKGKVQRLLHALKYKGNQDVGLLLGFMFGQEMMTAGMLSEAEMIISVPLHANKKKSRGYNQSDLLAEGFANATGIPWSAMILERTKHTATQTGKSKTERRENVKGVFAVKDHIDYKNVIIIDDVLTTGATLEECVQTLKLVGCESFTILTIALAEH, encoded by the coding sequence ATGAATCTGAAAAATTTTTTAAGTGATTTCACCGACCTTATTTTCCCAAGATGTTGTGAAGCCTGCGACAGCTCGCTCGTCGGTAACGAAGCCACCATCTGCACTTCCTGCATGATTTCCCTGCCCAGGATTCATCTCCACGGCCTGCATCAGGATGTTATTCGTTACAAGTTTGTAAATGTTCCCGAAGTGGCTCTGACGCACTCTTTTTTGCTTTTTACCAAAAAAGGAAAAGTGCAACGCCTGCTGCATGCATTGAAATACAAAGGAAATCAGGATGTGGGGTTGCTGCTGGGATTTATGTTTGGGCAGGAAATGATGACAGCAGGAATGCTTTCCGAAGCCGAAATGATCATTAGCGTGCCTTTACATGCTAACAAAAAGAAATCAAGAGGTTATAATCAAAGCGATTTGCTGGCAGAAGGTTTTGCTAACGCAACCGGCATTCCGTGGTCAGCAATGATTCTGGAACGAACAAAACACACCGCCACGCAAACGGGCAAAAGCAAAACAGAACGAAGGGAGAATGTAAAAGGGGTTTTTGCCGTGAAAGATCACATTGATTACAAAAACGTAATTATTATCGACGATGTGCTCACTACGGGCGCGACGCTTGAAGAATGCGTGCAGACATTGAAACTCGTAGGTTGCGAATCATTCACAATCCTCACCATTGCATTGGCAGAGCATTAA
- a CDS encoding dihydroorotase has product MTTLIVNAQVVNENEIHEFDVIIENGHIQRIGKDLQHIAADRVIDAKGQYLMPGVIDDQVHFREPGLTYKANIYTESRAAVAGGVTSFMEMPNTVPNTLTQALLADKYKIGADTSLANYSFFMGASNDNYEEVMKTNPAEVCGIKIFMGSSTGNMLVDAPEVLEKIFANAPCIIATHCEDEPTVRQRMEHFKEKYGENVPYNIHALIRNEEACLKSSTFASGLAHKHGTKLHILHISTGDEVVLFEPGIRKNGQILLSDGTPKLVTAEACVHHLWFDAEDYHTLGNKIKCNPAIKAPHHKEAILQAVLDNRIDVIATDHAPHTIEEKAQGYWQAPSGLPLVQHTLNVMLELHKSGKISIERIAEKMSHAVADLFQISKRGYIREGYWADLILVDLNAQTTVEPGNIYSKCGWSPFEGVNFQSSVTHTFVSGNLVFENGKFNENQKGQRLLFSR; this is encoded by the coding sequence ATGACCACGCTGATCGTAAATGCCCAAGTTGTCAATGAGAATGAGATCCATGAGTTTGACGTAATTATTGAAAATGGTCACATTCAAAGGATCGGAAAAGATTTACAGCACATTGCGGCGGATCGGGTCATTGATGCAAAAGGGCAGTATCTGATGCCGGGAGTAATCGACGACCAAGTGCATTTCCGCGAGCCTGGGCTGACCTACAAAGCAAACATTTACACTGAATCCAGAGCAGCCGTTGCAGGCGGCGTGACATCGTTCATGGAAATGCCGAATACGGTTCCTAACACGCTCACGCAGGCGCTTCTGGCAGATAAATACAAGATCGGCGCGGACACTTCACTGGCCAATTATTCCTTTTTCATGGGCGCTTCCAATGACAATTATGAGGAAGTGATGAAGACAAATCCGGCCGAAGTTTGCGGGATCAAGATTTTTATGGGCTCGTCAACGGGCAATATGCTTGTGGATGCGCCAGAGGTTTTGGAAAAAATATTTGCAAACGCCCCCTGCATCATCGCCACACATTGCGAAGACGAGCCAACCGTGCGGCAGCGAATGGAGCATTTTAAAGAAAAATACGGCGAGAATGTGCCTTACAACATTCACGCATTGATAAGAAACGAGGAAGCGTGCCTGAAATCGTCCACATTCGCGAGCGGACTTGCGCATAAGCACGGCACAAAGCTGCATATCCTGCACATTTCGACGGGTGATGAGGTTGTGCTTTTTGAACCGGGAATCAGGAAAAACGGTCAGATTTTGTTGAGCGACGGAACGCCGAAATTAGTGACTGCCGAAGCTTGCGTCCATCATTTGTGGTTTGATGCCGAAGATTATCATACGCTTGGAAACAAAATTAAATGCAACCCGGCAATCAAAGCGCCGCACCATAAAGAGGCAATTCTGCAAGCCGTGCTGGACAACCGCATCGACGTGATCGCAACGGACCATGCGCCTCACACCATTGAAGAAAAAGCACAAGGTTACTGGCAGGCGCCTTCGGGCTTGCCTTTGGTGCAACACACATTGAATGTAATGTTGGAACTACACAAATCCGGCAAAATATCGATTGAAAGAATTGCTGAGAAAATGAGCCACGCTGTTGCCGACTTATTCCAAATCAGCAAACGCGGTTATATACGTGAAGGTTACTGGGCAGATCTGATCTTAGTGGATTTGAATGCGCAAACGACGGTGGAGCCGGGTAATATCTATTCAAAATGCGGCTGGTCGCCGTTCGAGGGAGTTAATTTTCAATCCAGTGTAACCCATACATTTGTGTCAGGAAATCTGGTTTTTGAGAACGGGAAATTCAATGAAAATCAGAAGGGGCAACGGCTACTTTTTAGCCGCTAA
- a CDS encoding (deoxy)nucleoside triphosphate pyrophosphohydrolase has product MIEVLVSEKLVVRVPCAVIEHNGKVLAGQRSAALSFPLQWEFPGGKQEKGETDEQTLAREIIEELNVEIEIIDRLPETSKDQGWREIILVPFVCKLKTLDITLTEHEQILWLTPGQLPTLDWTEADLNVIENYYGYLAAKK; this is encoded by the coding sequence ATGATTGAAGTACTGGTTTCCGAAAAATTGGTTGTGAGAGTGCCCTGTGCTGTGATTGAACATAATGGAAAAGTACTGGCTGGACAACGTAGCGCTGCATTATCTTTCCCCTTGCAATGGGAATTCCCCGGCGGCAAGCAAGAGAAAGGTGAAACGGACGAACAGACACTCGCCCGCGAAATCATCGAAGAGCTTAATGTTGAAATTGAAATAATTGACCGGCTGCCCGAAACTTCCAAAGATCAGGGCTGGCGCGAAATTATCCTCGTTCCCTTCGTTTGCAAACTCAAAACACTCGACATTACATTAACCGAGCACGAACAGATCCTGTGGCTTACGCCAGGGCAATTGCCCACACTGGATTGGACCGAAGCCGACCTGAATGTGATCGAAAACTATTATGGCTATTTAGCGGCTAAAAAGTAG
- the ruvB gene encoding Holliday junction branch migration DNA helicase RuvB, whose translation MRQDYLSGDKENLSNTEKEVERALRPLTFDDFTGQDKILENLKIFVQAARQRGDALDHVLLHGPPGLGKTTLSNIVANELGAGIKITSGPVLDKPSDLAGLLTNLQEHDVLFIDEIHRLNPIVEEYLYSAMEDYKIDIMLDSGPNARSIQIGLNPFTLIGATTRAGMLTSPLRARFGINARLEYYDAELLSTILKRSAAILGTPLEEDAAYEIARRSRGTPRIANNLLRRTRDFAQVKGNGKVTVQIAEMALLALDVDQNGLDEMDNRILSTIINKFKGGPVGISTIATACGEEAETIEEVYEPFLIKEGYMKRTSRGREVTEKAYKHLGILPTYRSGELF comes from the coding sequence ATGCGTCAGGATTATTTGTCCGGAGATAAAGAAAATCTTTCCAATACTGAAAAAGAAGTTGAGCGCGCATTGCGACCGCTTACTTTTGACGACTTTACAGGTCAGGACAAAATTCTGGAAAACCTTAAAATCTTCGTTCAGGCAGCGCGCCAGCGTGGCGATGCGCTGGATCATGTATTGCTTCATGGGCCTCCGGGACTTGGGAAAACAACATTATCCAACATTGTAGCCAATGAATTAGGCGCTGGAATCAAGATCACTTCCGGGCCCGTTCTTGACAAACCAAGTGACCTTGCCGGCTTGCTGACGAATTTGCAGGAGCATGACGTTTTATTCATCGACGAAATCCACCGCTTAAATCCCATCGTCGAAGAATATCTGTATTCGGCAATGGAAGATTATAAAATCGACATTATGCTCGATAGCGGGCCCAATGCACGCAGCATTCAAATAGGATTAAACCCTTTTACATTAATAGGAGCAACAACACGCGCCGGAATGCTTACTTCTCCTCTTAGGGCGAGATTTGGCATTAATGCACGTCTTGAATATTATGATGCGGAATTGTTATCCACGATTTTAAAGCGTTCCGCAGCTATTTTGGGAACGCCGCTGGAAGAAGATGCCGCCTACGAAATTGCTCGTAGAAGCCGCGGAACGCCTCGTATTGCAAACAATCTATTGCGACGAACACGTGATTTTGCACAAGTAAAGGGAAATGGAAAGGTTACCGTTCAAATTGCTGAAATGGCATTGCTGGCGCTGGATGTAGATCAGAATGGCCTTGATGAAATGGATAACCGCATTTTGTCTACCATTATCAACAAATTCAAAGGCGGACCGGTTGGAATTTCCACCATTGCAACGGCTTGCGGCGAGGAAGCGGAAACGATTGAGGAAGTGTACGAGCCATTCCTGATCAAAGAGGGATATATGAAACGGACTTCGCGCGGACGTGAGGTTACGGAGAAGGCTTACAAGCATTTAGGCATCCTACCGACCTATCGTTCAGGAGAATTATTCTGA
- a CDS encoding PKD domain-containing protein — protein MQNPDCEADSTTFSDTLRTAIAWQWTFGEGGATDTRRIAQHSYLAPGSYTVTLLRTLRGGAQQTVSKVVQIGELPPAFQQWKTDTTICPGDTLILDPYPNGAPDGARYVWYPKGDTTQTLNVDSSGCYSVEVILPNGCKIQDRINVKICMEPSNQEGAKWFFGGNAGLDFSNNPPTPITDGKLNTPEGTSSIANSKGQLLFYSDGITVWNKNGDPMPCFEQPNCPPLKGSPNSTQSVLIVPQPTCKGCEYLFNVFTTSDINGEKLLTKSVVDMRRNNGLGAIIETNTLLQEPTTERIVSARNDRDSTYWVISHDYGTNKFRIFHATTGGLVESSAPELGMKHDSLGKAEGYMKFSSPDSATGQRRLAVIIPGPPKNYVELFSFNDSTGTLTYDKTVDLGAAPPTAYGIEFSPSGEKMYISFSGENGTSSYLKQYDLTLPDSLLTETAITIDSSANRKFGALQFGPDGRIYMAIEGSEYLAVIGEPEGNSLTGVEYERDGVSLGGKKSQLGLPNMVQDFTQESSGPGFEANGFCTNEPTTFEASPICDPIEDTYQWDFLGDGSFTAPSKEQKATYTYTKPGTYMVRMRATNKCKDTTIVQEVVIFETPPPINLGADKDTCGAFVPLDMGVQAEVYAWINRGRVVGRGKTYNATATGRYIAVAFNGPQGECFSADTIEITLRRPPAVSIGPDTTLCRDSSIVLTVPSERWIEFNWSTGEDTRDITVAQPGSYFVIVKDRNDCYNSDTIQVGERPSPILNLLPEYAICIPDGQSVILDANGQGVQSYEWPHSGDTTRTVTVGAEGTYTVIAVNKEGCVASQSTEVVDRCEPRFFIPDAFTPDGEGHNEILEIFGAYYTNFSIRIYNRWGEVIYASTNIEDRWDGTYKGQKVQPGAYPYVISYEALYYPERAPNVKRGSVMIIR, from the coding sequence ATGCAGAATCCCGATTGCGAAGCCGACTCGACTACATTCAGTGATACGCTCCGCACGGCCATTGCGTGGCAATGGACTTTTGGCGAAGGCGGCGCAACAGACACCCGTCGCATTGCGCAACATTCCTACTTAGCCCCTGGCTCTTACACAGTTACATTGTTAAGAACATTGAGAGGCGGCGCGCAGCAAACGGTTTCAAAAGTCGTACAGATCGGTGAATTGCCGCCTGCTTTTCAGCAATGGAAAACAGATACAACGATTTGTCCGGGCGATACATTAATCCTGGATCCTTATCCCAACGGCGCGCCCGATGGCGCCCGATATGTCTGGTATCCCAAAGGCGACACGACGCAAACTTTAAATGTCGATAGTTCAGGCTGTTACTCGGTGGAAGTGATCTTGCCCAATGGTTGTAAAATTCAGGATCGGATCAATGTCAAGATCTGTATGGAGCCGTCCAACCAGGAAGGTGCAAAATGGTTTTTTGGTGGAAATGCAGGCCTTGATTTTTCCAATAACCCACCCACCCCGATCACCGATGGAAAGCTCAATACACCCGAAGGAACCTCATCCATAGCCAATTCCAAAGGCCAGTTACTCTTTTATTCTGACGGAATAACGGTCTGGAACAAGAATGGCGACCCGATGCCCTGTTTCGAACAGCCCAATTGTCCGCCGCTGAAAGGAAGCCCGAATTCCACCCAATCCGTCCTCATTGTGCCGCAGCCTACTTGTAAAGGTTGTGAATATTTGTTCAATGTATTTACAACTTCCGATATCAATGGCGAAAAGCTGCTTACGAAAAGCGTTGTGGATATGCGCCGGAACAATGGCCTGGGCGCGATTATTGAAACCAATACATTATTGCAGGAGCCTACGACCGAACGTATAGTGTCGGCCCGTAATGACCGCGACAGCACTTACTGGGTTATTTCCCACGATTACGGCACGAATAAGTTCCGCATTTTCCACGCCACAACCGGCGGATTGGTAGAAAGCAGCGCGCCTGAGTTAGGCATGAAGCATGACAGCCTCGGAAAAGCCGAAGGTTATATGAAATTTTCTTCCCCAGACAGTGCCACCGGACAGCGCCGACTGGCGGTGATCATTCCAGGCCCACCAAAAAATTATGTTGAATTGTTCAGTTTCAATGATTCAACAGGCACATTAACCTATGATAAAACGGTGGATCTGGGAGCCGCGCCGCCCACAGCTTATGGGATCGAATTTTCGCCCAGCGGGGAGAAAATGTACATTTCATTTTCGGGTGAAAACGGCACCAGTTCTTATTTAAAACAATACGATCTCACATTGCCCGACAGTTTGCTGACAGAAACTGCCATAACCATTGATAGCTCTGCCAACCGAAAGTTCGGCGCATTGCAATTTGGTCCCGATGGCAGGATTTACATGGCGATTGAAGGCAGTGAATATCTGGCGGTTATTGGTGAACCCGAGGGGAACTCGCTTACTGGGGTGGAATATGAGCGCGATGGCGTGAGTTTAGGCGGCAAAAAAAGTCAGTTAGGTTTGCCGAATATGGTGCAGGATTTCACGCAGGAATCATCAGGTCCCGGTTTTGAGGCAAATGGTTTTTGTACGAATGAGCCCACAACGTTCGAGGCCAGCCCTATTTGCGATCCGATCGAAGACACTTATCAGTGGGATTTCCTTGGAGACGGCAGCTTTACAGCACCTTCGAAAGAACAAAAAGCAACTTACACCTATACAAAGCCAGGCACATACATGGTCCGCATGCGTGCGACCAATAAATGTAAAGACACAACAATTGTTCAGGAAGTCGTGATTTTCGAAACGCCTCCACCGATTAATCTGGGTGCTGATAAAGATACTTGCGGTGCATTTGTTCCTTTGGATATGGGCGTTCAGGCTGAGGTTTATGCCTGGATCAACCGCGGAAGGGTTGTAGGACGTGGAAAAACTTATAATGCAACTGCGACAGGCCGTTACATTGCCGTTGCATTCAATGGTCCGCAAGGCGAATGTTTCTCTGCCGACACCATTGAAATCACCTTGCGCCGCCCGCCGGCTGTGAGCATCGGGCCAGACACAACATTATGCCGCGACAGTTCCATTGTCCTAACCGTGCCAAGCGAAAGATGGATTGAGTTCAACTGGAGCACCGGCGAAGACACCAGGGACATTACAGTGGCTCAGCCAGGTTCTTATTTTGTGATCGTAAAAGACCGCAATGATTGCTATAACTCAGACACCATTCAGGTTGGCGAGCGTCCTTCACCGATTTTGAATCTCTTACCTGAATACGCGATATGCATTCCGGATGGACAGTCTGTTATTCTGGATGCAAACGGACAAGGCGTCCAATCCTATGAATGGCCGCATTCCGGCGACACCACGCGGACGGTGACTGTGGGCGCAGAAGGGACTTACACGGTGATCGCCGTCAATAAAGAGGGTTGTGTAGCAAGTCAATCGACCGAAGTTGTGGATCGCTGCGAGCCTCGGTTCTTCATTCCGGATGCATTTACGCCAGACGGCGAAGGGCATAATGAGATCCTGGAAATTTTTGGGGCTTATTATACCAATTTCTCCATTCGCATATATAACCGCTGGGGTGAAGTAATTTATGCTTCTACCAACATTGAAGACCGTTGGGATGGAACGTATAAAGGCCAAAAAGTGCAGCCAGGCGCCTATCCTTATGTGATCTCCTACGAGGCGCTTTACTATCCCGAGCGCGCCCCTAATGTGAAGCGGGGATCGGTAATGATCATCCGGTAA